From Musa acuminata AAA Group cultivar baxijiao chromosome BXJ3-8, Cavendish_Baxijiao_AAA, whole genome shotgun sequence, one genomic window encodes:
- the LOC135585793 gene encoding cytochrome P450 97B2, chloroplastic-like isoform X1 — protein MNALALLQLPTVINGGFQRVPLPRNTFPTPVPFFESNGTKPSLIRCQSTSMEKPKTSKRNLLDNASNLLTNFLSGGRLGDMPTAEGAVSDLFGRPLFFSLYDWFLEHGSVYKLAFGPKAFVVVSDPVVARHILRENAFSYDKGVLAEILEPIMGKGLIPADLDTWKQRRKVITPGFHSLFLEAMVKVFTDCSERSILKFEKLLEIQNSETKEIELDLEAEFSSLALDIIGLGVFNYDFGSVTKESPVIKAVYGTLFEAEHRSTFYIPYWNLPFARWIVPRQRKFHNDLKIINDCLDGLIKNAKETRQETDVEKLQQRDYSSLKDISLLRFLVDMRGVDVDDHQLRDDLMTMLIAGHETTAAVLTWSVFLLAQNPSKMRKAQLEVDSVLGEKKITLECLKKLEYIRLIVVEALRLYPQPPLLIRRALKADKLPGGYMGCDDGYAIPAGADIFISVFNLHRSPYFWDRPNEFEPERFLAPKPSEGIAGWAGYDPGRSPGAMYPNEITSDFAFIPFGGGPRKCVGDQFALLESTIALALLLQKFDVLLRGSPDEVELVTGATIHTKNGLWCKLKKRT, from the exons ATGAACGCCTTGGCGCTCTTGCAGCTCCCGACGGTCATCAATGGCGGATTCCAGCGTGTCCCCCTCCCCCGAAACACCTTCCCCACGCCCGTTCCCTTCTTCGAGTCCAATGGGACCAAACCTTCTCTCATCCG ATGCCAATCGACAAGTATGGAGAAACCAAAGACTTCGAAAAGAAATCTCCTTGACAATGCAAGCAACCTTCTTACTAATTTCTTAAGTGGGGGTCGCCTCGGAGATATGCCCACTGCTGAAGGTGCTGTCTCTGATCTGTTCGGTCGGCCTCTTTTCTTTTCACTCTATGATTGgtttctagag CATGGCTCAGTTTACAAACTTGCCTTTGGACCCAAAGCATTTGTTGTTGTATCTGACCCTGTTGTGGCAAGACATATCCTTCGTGAAAATGCATTTTCCTATGATAAG GGAGTTCTTGCTGAAATTTTAGAACCAATAATGGGAAAAGGGCTCATACCTGCAGATCTTGACACTTGGAAACAGAGGAGAAAAG TTATTACACCTGGATTTCATTCTTTATTCCTGGAAGCCATGGTGAAAGTTTTTACTGACTGTTCTGAAAGAAGCATATTGAAATTTGAGAAACTCTTGGAAATACAGAATTCTGAAACAAAAGAAATTGAGTTGGATCTTGAAGCTGAATTTTCAAGTTTAGCACTTGACATAATTGGTCTGGGTGTGTTCAACTATGACTTTGGCTCTGTGACTAAAGAATCTCCTGTTATCAAG GCTGTTTATGGAACACTTTTTGAAGCTGAACATCGATCGACCTTCTACATTCCTTACTGGAATCTCCCTTTTGCAAGATGGATAGTTCCTAGGCAGCGTAAGTTCCACAATGACCTCAAGATTATAAATGATTGCCTTGATGGGCTTATCAAAAATGCCAAAGAGACAAGGCAG GAAACTGATGTTGAGAAACTTCAACAAAGAGATTACTCATCTCTAAAG GACATCAGTTTGCTGCGTTTTCTTGTCGATATGCGCggtgttgacgtcgatgaccatcAG CTTAGGGATGATCTCATGACCATGCTTATTGCGGGACATGAAACAACTGCTGCTGTGCTTACATGGTCGGTCTTTCTACTTGCTCAG AACCCCTCGAAGATGAGGAAGGCCCAGCTGGAGGTAGATTCCGTTCTTGGTGAAAAGAAAATAACCCTCGAATGCCTAAAAAAACTGGA ATATATACGGCTTATCGTTGTTGAAGCTCTTCGTTTGTACCCTCAGCCTCCATTACTTATTAGACGTGCTCTCAAAGCAGATAAACTGCCTG GTGGTTATATGGGTTGTGATGATGGTTATGCAATTCCAGCAGGGGCTGATATATTTATCTCT GTGTTCAACCTCCACAGATCACCATACTTCTGGGACCGGCCAAATGAGTTCGAGCCAGAGAGATTTTTAGCTCCAAAGCCAAGCGAAGGCATTGCAGGATGGGCAGGCTACGATCCCGGTCGTAGTCCTGGAGCCATGTATCCGAATGAG ATAACCTCTGACTTCGCCTTCATCCCATTCGGTGGCGGGCCGCGCAAGTGTGTCGGCGATCAGTTTGCACTGTTGGAATCCACCATAGCATTGGCTCTGCTGCTACAGAAGTTTGATGTGCTGCTGAGGGGGTCACCTGATGAAGTCGAGTTGGTCACTGGTGCAACCATCCATACCAAAAATGGTCTCTGGTGCAAGCTGAAGAAAAGGACATGA
- the LOC135585793 gene encoding cytochrome P450 97B2, chloroplastic-like isoform X3: protein MNALALLQLPTVINGGFQRVPLPRNTFPTPVPFFESNGTKPSLIRCQSTSMEKPKTSKRNLLDNASNLLTNFLSGGRLGDMPTAEGAVSDLFGRPLFFSLYDWFLEGVLAEILEPIMGKGLIPADLDTWKQRRKVITPGFHSLFLEAMVKVFTDCSERSILKFEKLLEIQNSETKEIELDLEAEFSSLALDIIGLGVFNYDFGSVTKESPVIKAVYGTLFEAEHRSTFYIPYWNLPFARWIVPRQRKFHNDLKIINDCLDGLIKNAKETRQETDVEKLQQRDYSSLKDISLLRFLVDMRGVDVDDHQLRDDLMTMLIAGHETTAAVLTWSVFLLAQNPSKMRKAQLEVDSVLGEKKITLECLKKLEYIRLIVVEALRLYPQPPLLIRRALKADKLPGGYMGCDDGYAIPAGADIFISVFNLHRSPYFWDRPNEFEPERFLAPKPSEGIAGWAGYDPGRSPGAMYPNEITSDFAFIPFGGGPRKCVGDQFALLESTIALALLLQKFDVLLRGSPDEVELVTGATIHTKNGLWCKLKKRT, encoded by the exons ATGAACGCCTTGGCGCTCTTGCAGCTCCCGACGGTCATCAATGGCGGATTCCAGCGTGTCCCCCTCCCCCGAAACACCTTCCCCACGCCCGTTCCCTTCTTCGAGTCCAATGGGACCAAACCTTCTCTCATCCG ATGCCAATCGACAAGTATGGAGAAACCAAAGACTTCGAAAAGAAATCTCCTTGACAATGCAAGCAACCTTCTTACTAATTTCTTAAGTGGGGGTCGCCTCGGAGATATGCCCACTGCTGAAGGTGCTGTCTCTGATCTGTTCGGTCGGCCTCTTTTCTTTTCACTCTATGATTGgtttctagag GGAGTTCTTGCTGAAATTTTAGAACCAATAATGGGAAAAGGGCTCATACCTGCAGATCTTGACACTTGGAAACAGAGGAGAAAAG TTATTACACCTGGATTTCATTCTTTATTCCTGGAAGCCATGGTGAAAGTTTTTACTGACTGTTCTGAAAGAAGCATATTGAAATTTGAGAAACTCTTGGAAATACAGAATTCTGAAACAAAAGAAATTGAGTTGGATCTTGAAGCTGAATTTTCAAGTTTAGCACTTGACATAATTGGTCTGGGTGTGTTCAACTATGACTTTGGCTCTGTGACTAAAGAATCTCCTGTTATCAAG GCTGTTTATGGAACACTTTTTGAAGCTGAACATCGATCGACCTTCTACATTCCTTACTGGAATCTCCCTTTTGCAAGATGGATAGTTCCTAGGCAGCGTAAGTTCCACAATGACCTCAAGATTATAAATGATTGCCTTGATGGGCTTATCAAAAATGCCAAAGAGACAAGGCAG GAAACTGATGTTGAGAAACTTCAACAAAGAGATTACTCATCTCTAAAG GACATCAGTTTGCTGCGTTTTCTTGTCGATATGCGCggtgttgacgtcgatgaccatcAG CTTAGGGATGATCTCATGACCATGCTTATTGCGGGACATGAAACAACTGCTGCTGTGCTTACATGGTCGGTCTTTCTACTTGCTCAG AACCCCTCGAAGATGAGGAAGGCCCAGCTGGAGGTAGATTCCGTTCTTGGTGAAAAGAAAATAACCCTCGAATGCCTAAAAAAACTGGA ATATATACGGCTTATCGTTGTTGAAGCTCTTCGTTTGTACCCTCAGCCTCCATTACTTATTAGACGTGCTCTCAAAGCAGATAAACTGCCTG GTGGTTATATGGGTTGTGATGATGGTTATGCAATTCCAGCAGGGGCTGATATATTTATCTCT GTGTTCAACCTCCACAGATCACCATACTTCTGGGACCGGCCAAATGAGTTCGAGCCAGAGAGATTTTTAGCTCCAAAGCCAAGCGAAGGCATTGCAGGATGGGCAGGCTACGATCCCGGTCGTAGTCCTGGAGCCATGTATCCGAATGAG ATAACCTCTGACTTCGCCTTCATCCCATTCGGTGGCGGGCCGCGCAAGTGTGTCGGCGATCAGTTTGCACTGTTGGAATCCACCATAGCATTGGCTCTGCTGCTACAGAAGTTTGATGTGCTGCTGAGGGGGTCACCTGATGAAGTCGAGTTGGTCACTGGTGCAACCATCCATACCAAAAATGGTCTCTGGTGCAAGCTGAAGAAAAGGACATGA
- the LOC135585793 gene encoding cytochrome P450 97B2, chloroplastic-like isoform X2: MNALALLQLPTVINGGFQRVPLPRNTFPTPVPFFESNGTKPSLIRCQSTSMEKPKTSKRNLLDNASNLLTNFLSGGRLGDMPTAEVIIQHGSVYKLAFGPKAFVVVSDPVVARHILRENAFSYDKGVLAEILEPIMGKGLIPADLDTWKQRRKVITPGFHSLFLEAMVKVFTDCSERSILKFEKLLEIQNSETKEIELDLEAEFSSLALDIIGLGVFNYDFGSVTKESPVIKAVYGTLFEAEHRSTFYIPYWNLPFARWIVPRQRKFHNDLKIINDCLDGLIKNAKETRQETDVEKLQQRDYSSLKDISLLRFLVDMRGVDVDDHQLRDDLMTMLIAGHETTAAVLTWSVFLLAQNPSKMRKAQLEVDSVLGEKKITLECLKKLEYIRLIVVEALRLYPQPPLLIRRALKADKLPGGYMGCDDGYAIPAGADIFISVFNLHRSPYFWDRPNEFEPERFLAPKPSEGIAGWAGYDPGRSPGAMYPNEITSDFAFIPFGGGPRKCVGDQFALLESTIALALLLQKFDVLLRGSPDEVELVTGATIHTKNGLWCKLKKRT; the protein is encoded by the exons ATGAACGCCTTGGCGCTCTTGCAGCTCCCGACGGTCATCAATGGCGGATTCCAGCGTGTCCCCCTCCCCCGAAACACCTTCCCCACGCCCGTTCCCTTCTTCGAGTCCAATGGGACCAAACCTTCTCTCATCCG ATGCCAATCGACAAGTATGGAGAAACCAAAGACTTCGAAAAGAAATCTCCTTGACAATGCAAGCAACCTTCTTACTAATTTCTTAAGTGGGGGTCGCCTCGGAGATATGCCCACTGCTGAAG TTATCATACAGCATGGCTCAGTTTACAAACTTGCCTTTGGACCCAAAGCATTTGTTGTTGTATCTGACCCTGTTGTGGCAAGACATATCCTTCGTGAAAATGCATTTTCCTATGATAAG GGAGTTCTTGCTGAAATTTTAGAACCAATAATGGGAAAAGGGCTCATACCTGCAGATCTTGACACTTGGAAACAGAGGAGAAAAG TTATTACACCTGGATTTCATTCTTTATTCCTGGAAGCCATGGTGAAAGTTTTTACTGACTGTTCTGAAAGAAGCATATTGAAATTTGAGAAACTCTTGGAAATACAGAATTCTGAAACAAAAGAAATTGAGTTGGATCTTGAAGCTGAATTTTCAAGTTTAGCACTTGACATAATTGGTCTGGGTGTGTTCAACTATGACTTTGGCTCTGTGACTAAAGAATCTCCTGTTATCAAG GCTGTTTATGGAACACTTTTTGAAGCTGAACATCGATCGACCTTCTACATTCCTTACTGGAATCTCCCTTTTGCAAGATGGATAGTTCCTAGGCAGCGTAAGTTCCACAATGACCTCAAGATTATAAATGATTGCCTTGATGGGCTTATCAAAAATGCCAAAGAGACAAGGCAG GAAACTGATGTTGAGAAACTTCAACAAAGAGATTACTCATCTCTAAAG GACATCAGTTTGCTGCGTTTTCTTGTCGATATGCGCggtgttgacgtcgatgaccatcAG CTTAGGGATGATCTCATGACCATGCTTATTGCGGGACATGAAACAACTGCTGCTGTGCTTACATGGTCGGTCTTTCTACTTGCTCAG AACCCCTCGAAGATGAGGAAGGCCCAGCTGGAGGTAGATTCCGTTCTTGGTGAAAAGAAAATAACCCTCGAATGCCTAAAAAAACTGGA ATATATACGGCTTATCGTTGTTGAAGCTCTTCGTTTGTACCCTCAGCCTCCATTACTTATTAGACGTGCTCTCAAAGCAGATAAACTGCCTG GTGGTTATATGGGTTGTGATGATGGTTATGCAATTCCAGCAGGGGCTGATATATTTATCTCT GTGTTCAACCTCCACAGATCACCATACTTCTGGGACCGGCCAAATGAGTTCGAGCCAGAGAGATTTTTAGCTCCAAAGCCAAGCGAAGGCATTGCAGGATGGGCAGGCTACGATCCCGGTCGTAGTCCTGGAGCCATGTATCCGAATGAG ATAACCTCTGACTTCGCCTTCATCCCATTCGGTGGCGGGCCGCGCAAGTGTGTCGGCGATCAGTTTGCACTGTTGGAATCCACCATAGCATTGGCTCTGCTGCTACAGAAGTTTGATGTGCTGCTGAGGGGGTCACCTGATGAAGTCGAGTTGGTCACTGGTGCAACCATCCATACCAAAAATGGTCTCTGGTGCAAGCTGAAGAAAAGGACATGA
- the LOC135585793 gene encoding cytochrome P450 97B2, chloroplastic-like isoform X4 — MGKGLIPADLDTWKQRRKVITPGFHSLFLEAMVKVFTDCSERSILKFEKLLEIQNSETKEIELDLEAEFSSLALDIIGLGVFNYDFGSVTKESPVIKAVYGTLFEAEHRSTFYIPYWNLPFARWIVPRQRKFHNDLKIINDCLDGLIKNAKETRQETDVEKLQQRDYSSLKDISLLRFLVDMRGVDVDDHQLRDDLMTMLIAGHETTAAVLTWSVFLLAQNPSKMRKAQLEVDSVLGEKKITLECLKKLEYIRLIVVEALRLYPQPPLLIRRALKADKLPGGYMGCDDGYAIPAGADIFISVFNLHRSPYFWDRPNEFEPERFLAPKPSEGIAGWAGYDPGRSPGAMYPNEITSDFAFIPFGGGPRKCVGDQFALLESTIALALLLQKFDVLLRGSPDEVELVTGATIHTKNGLWCKLKKRT; from the exons ATGGGAAAAGGGCTCATACCTGCAGATCTTGACACTTGGAAACAGAGGAGAAAAG TTATTACACCTGGATTTCATTCTTTATTCCTGGAAGCCATGGTGAAAGTTTTTACTGACTGTTCTGAAAGAAGCATATTGAAATTTGAGAAACTCTTGGAAATACAGAATTCTGAAACAAAAGAAATTGAGTTGGATCTTGAAGCTGAATTTTCAAGTTTAGCACTTGACATAATTGGTCTGGGTGTGTTCAACTATGACTTTGGCTCTGTGACTAAAGAATCTCCTGTTATCAAG GCTGTTTATGGAACACTTTTTGAAGCTGAACATCGATCGACCTTCTACATTCCTTACTGGAATCTCCCTTTTGCAAGATGGATAGTTCCTAGGCAGCGTAAGTTCCACAATGACCTCAAGATTATAAATGATTGCCTTGATGGGCTTATCAAAAATGCCAAAGAGACAAGGCAG GAAACTGATGTTGAGAAACTTCAACAAAGAGATTACTCATCTCTAAAG GACATCAGTTTGCTGCGTTTTCTTGTCGATATGCGCggtgttgacgtcgatgaccatcAG CTTAGGGATGATCTCATGACCATGCTTATTGCGGGACATGAAACAACTGCTGCTGTGCTTACATGGTCGGTCTTTCTACTTGCTCAG AACCCCTCGAAGATGAGGAAGGCCCAGCTGGAGGTAGATTCCGTTCTTGGTGAAAAGAAAATAACCCTCGAATGCCTAAAAAAACTGGA ATATATACGGCTTATCGTTGTTGAAGCTCTTCGTTTGTACCCTCAGCCTCCATTACTTATTAGACGTGCTCTCAAAGCAGATAAACTGCCTG GTGGTTATATGGGTTGTGATGATGGTTATGCAATTCCAGCAGGGGCTGATATATTTATCTCT GTGTTCAACCTCCACAGATCACCATACTTCTGGGACCGGCCAAATGAGTTCGAGCCAGAGAGATTTTTAGCTCCAAAGCCAAGCGAAGGCATTGCAGGATGGGCAGGCTACGATCCCGGTCGTAGTCCTGGAGCCATGTATCCGAATGAG ATAACCTCTGACTTCGCCTTCATCCCATTCGGTGGCGGGCCGCGCAAGTGTGTCGGCGATCAGTTTGCACTGTTGGAATCCACCATAGCATTGGCTCTGCTGCTACAGAAGTTTGATGTGCTGCTGAGGGGGTCACCTGATGAAGTCGAGTTGGTCACTGGTGCAACCATCCATACCAAAAATGGTCTCTGGTGCAAGCTGAAGAAAAGGACATGA